The DNA segment GGCAAGGAACTTGCGTATGGAAAAAAGGATGTGACAATAGATCTAATCAAGAGAAAGACGGCCGAATTTTTCAAGATTGAGCCGGCCATGCTGATTGCCAAGAAAAAGACCTCGGAGATCGCCCTGGCCCGGCAGGTGGCGATGTTCCTGTCGCGCAAATTTACCCGGAGTTCCTTAAAAGCCATCGGCGACGCCTTCGGCGGCCGGGATCATACCACGGTGATTCATGCCTGCAATCTTATCGAAGGCCGGATCAAAATGGATCTGAGTTTCGGGGAGAAAGTCAACAAGCTGACCGCTATTATTATGGGATAATTAATGTGCGGCGGATGTGGAATTGTGCGTTGATAAGAGTTGCAGAGTGACGGTATGTTGATAAAGAGAGGAAATAAATTCTTTTGTTGACATTCTATCCTCAAAAGAGATATTCTTTATGGTGAAATTAAGTGCTTTACTGCGAACAAAATAAAGCGGGGAAACGGTATCGATTCAGGACCAATAAACATCTCAACAGGACTTATTAATACTACTTTTATATATTAAGGAATGAGAAAATATTATTCTTATGTGAAAAGAACGCCGGAGGAACTCTGAAATGAAATTCAATCTTTCAAAATCCAGACTCAGCGGATATCTCCAATCTGTTTTGCAGGTTGTTCCCACCAAATCGACTCTACCTATTCTGTCCAATATTCTTTTTGAAGCTCTGGAAGATAAATTGAAAATATCCGCGACCGATCTCGAGGTCTCCATAACCGCGACTTTCGACTGTGCGGTGAGCAAAAAAGGAACCGCGGTTCTTCCGGGTAAAATGCTTTTTGATATTATAAAAGAATTACCGGAATCGGAATTATCCTTCGAGGGTACCGCCAGCCGGGTGGAGATCAAGGTTCCCAATGGAAATTATCGCCTCGCCTGCGCCGCCGCCGACGATTTCCCCAAACTGCCGCAGATTAACACCAAGAAACAGATTAATATTGATGGCGCCGATCTGGTGGCGATGATAAAAAAGACGACCTTTGCCTGTTCCACCGATGAGACTCGTCCGGCGCTTAACGGTGTTCTCTGGTCGACCAAGGGGGACTTGATGAATATGGTGGCCACTGACGGGCATCGACTGGCGAAAGTATCGATCGAAAACAAGAAATTGAAAGGGATGTCGGAAGATATAATCATTCCCCCCAAGGTCTTGAATATTATTCCGAGGTTTGTCAGTGAATCGGACGGGGAAATTGGGATAATTTTCGGTGAGAATAATATAATTTTCAACCTCGGCGATATTGTTCTGACCTCCCGCCTGATTGAAGGACCATATCCCAATTATGAGCAGGTTATCCCATCGAACAACGATAAGAAACTGGTGATGTCCAAAGAAGAACTGGGGGGAGCGGTCCGGCGCGTTTCCATACTTTCCAATTCGCTGACGCATCAGGTCAAGTTCACCATTAAGGGAAACGCTGTTACGGTTTCGACCACCAATGCCGATGTCGGCGGGGAAGCCAAAGAGACTCTGACCTGTGATTTCACCGGCGAAGGGGTCGAACTGGGGTATAACGCCAATTATGTCACCGAGATACTGAGCAAGATTGACGGCGAAGAGGTTATATTTGAACTATCGAGCCCGGTTTCAGCGGGCATTGTCTATTCGCCGGCGGTTCCGAGGGAGAATTTCCTTTGCCTGATAATGCCGCTCAGGCTGGCGGACTAAAAATAATCGGCCGGGTTGTCGAAGCAAAGGGTAGCCCGGCCTTTTTGTCGCATGCAGGTTCAATCATTAAATCTTGTATCATTCCGCAATTTCAAATCGTCATCGGCGGCATTTGATCCGGGAATCAATGTTTTCCACGGCCGGAATGGCGCGGGAAAAAGCAATCTTCTCGAGGCGATTTTTGTTCTCCTTTTGGGGCGATCGATGCGGGGCGCGCCCGACGCCGTAATGGTCAAAGAGGGAGCGGGCGTGTACCGTCTGGAAGGAGAGGTCGAACTCGACGGCCGCAATCATTCTCTGGCGGTGGCTTATCAGGACGGCGGGCGGAAGAAAATAACGATTGATAAGGTGACGGCCCGCACCTCGGAACTATTCGAGCGATGCTGTGTGGTCTCGACCGCTCCTCTTGATATAGAGATTCCGGCCGGGGCACCGTCGAAGAGAAGGGATTTCCTTAATATATATCTTTCGCAGGCGTCCAAAAGATACCTGGCGCTTCTCACCGATTATCATAAGGTTCTGGAACAGAAAAATTCCTTTCTCAAACAGGACACGGAAGGATTGGAGACCCCGTATAATGACCTGCTTCTCAAATTCGGCTCGGATTTGATGCTGGAGCGCCTTTCATTTTTACTTTCTGTCGGAGAGCGGGCCTCGTGGCACTACGAGCAGATTTCCGGGGGGCAAAAACTGGCCGTGACCTATGCTCCGTCGGTGCAACTCGGCGAGCAGGATACGACTGCAGAAAAGATTGAAACGAAATTCCGGGAAAAACTGACCAGATATAAGGATCGGGAAAGGATTCTGCAGACGGCGCTGGTAGGGCCGCACCGTGACGATATCGATTTCCGGATCGGCGGCTATCCAGCCCGCACTCATGGTTCTCAGGGGGAACTCCGGACCGCCGCGGTGGCGCTCAAACTGGCGGTCTTCGAATATCTCAAGGAGGTACGAAAAATTACCCCTATCCTGCTTCTGGATGAAATATTCGCGGAACTTGATAATGGTCGAAAAGAAAAATTGATTGAATCATTCGGGGAATTCGGACAATTGTTTTTGACCACGGCTTCCGAAATTCCGCCTCGATTGCTGGAAAGCGGAAGAAAATTTATTATCAGCGACGGCTCAGTAACTGGAGAGAAATAATGCCGACCCTCAAAATATCTTCTCTTTCCAAAAACTTTTCCGGGAAGAAAATACTCGATAATCTTAATTTCGAGACTTCCGATGGCGAACTGGTGGTCGTGCTGGGGCCATCGGGCTGCGGCAAGTCAACCCTCCTACGGCTCATTTCCGGGCTCGAGGAGCCGGATACCGGTGAGATTCATATTGGAGAAAAGCAGATAGACCGTCTCCCCCCGCAGAAACGGAATGTCGCGCTCGTCTTTCAAAATTACGCCCTGTATCCGCATATGACGGTGGCGCAGAACCTAGCCTTTCCCCTGAAGGTGGCCAAATTTGACCGAGCCGAAATCAATAACCGGGTTAAGCAGACGGCGGAGTTGATCGGATTGGGCGACCGCCTTAAATCCCGTCCGGCGGAACTCTCCGGCGGACAGCGCCAGCGGGTGGCGCTGGGGCGGGCCATTATCCGTAAACCGGATTTGTTCCTGCTCGATGAGCCGCTCTCAAATCTCGACGCCGACCTGCGGGCGCGGATGCGGCGCGAAATTGTCGAATTGCAGAAACGGCTGGGGACGACCACTATCTATGTCACCCATGATCAGGTGGAAGCGCTCACCATGGCCGACCGGTTAATTGTCCTGGAATCGGGCCGAATCAGACAAATCGGAACGCCGGAGGAAGTGTACAACCATCCGGTGGATACATTTGTGGCCTCGTTTCTGGGAACGCCCAAGATAAATCTGATCGACGGGATAATTGTCGATAACAAAATCAAGCCGTTTGACTGGCCGGCATCGATTCTTCCGGCGGGGTTCACGGCCGAAAAGTTCATCATTGGTATCCGCCCGGAGGATATAATTATTTCGCCGGAGGGGCAATATTCGGGGACGGTCAGGAGTGTTGAATATCTGGGGGATCGGATGATTGTATCGATTCAATATGAAGGTTTGGTACTGACCGCTTCATCCGGGGCGAAACAACTTACGGCTCAGAACAGCATAAGATTTGGCATCATGTCAGAAAAATTA comes from the Candidatus Zixiibacteriota bacterium genome and includes:
- the dnaN gene encoding DNA polymerase III subunit beta, whose translation is MKFNLSKSRLSGYLQSVLQVVPTKSTLPILSNILFEALEDKLKISATDLEVSITATFDCAVSKKGTAVLPGKMLFDIIKELPESELSFEGTASRVEIKVPNGNYRLACAAADDFPKLPQINTKKQINIDGADLVAMIKKTTFACSTDETRPALNGVLWSTKGDLMNMVATDGHRLAKVSIENKKLKGMSEDIIIPPKVLNIIPRFVSESDGEIGIIFGENNIIFNLGDIVLTSRLIEGPYPNYEQVIPSNNDKKLVMSKEELGGAVRRVSILSNSLTHQVKFTIKGNAVTVSTTNADVGGEAKETLTCDFTGEGVELGYNANYVTEILSKIDGEEVIFELSSPVSAGIVYSPAVPRENFLCLIMPLRLAD
- a CDS encoding hypothetical protein (Evidence 5 : Unknown function) produces the protein MPDNAAQAGGLKIIGRVVEAKGSPAFLSHAGSIIKSCIIPQFQIVIGGI
- a CDS encoding putative DNA replication and repair protein RecF (Evidence 3 : Putative function from multiple computational evidences), translating into MQVQSLNLVSFRNFKSSSAAFDPGINVFHGRNGAGKSNLLEAIFVLLLGRSMRGAPDAVMVKEGAGVYRLEGEVELDGRNHSLAVAYQDGGRKKITIDKVTARTSELFERCCVVSTAPLDIEIPAGAPSKRRDFLNIYLSQASKRYLALLTDYHKVLEQKNSFLKQDTEGLETPYNDLLLKFGSDLMLERLSFLLSVGERASWHYEQISGGQKLAVTYAPSVQLGEQDTTAEKIETKFREKLTRYKDRERILQTALVGPHRDDIDFRIGGYPARTHGSQGELRTAAVALKLAVFEYLKEVRKITPILLLDEIFAELDNGRKEKLIESFGEFGQLFLTTASEIPPRLLESGRKFIISDGSVTGEK
- the malK gene encoding Trehalose/maltose import ATP-binding protein MalK, producing MPTLKISSLSKNFSGKKILDNLNFETSDGELVVVLGPSGCGKSTLLRLISGLEEPDTGEIHIGEKQIDRLPPQKRNVALVFQNYALYPHMTVAQNLAFPLKVAKFDRAEINNRVKQTAELIGLGDRLKSRPAELSGGQRQRVALGRAIIRKPDLFLLDEPLSNLDADLRARMRREIVELQKRLGTTTIYVTHDQVEALTMADRLIVLESGRIRQIGTPEEVYNHPVDTFVASFLGTPKINLIDGIIVDNKIKPFDWPASILPAGFTAEKFIIGIRPEDIIISPEGQYSGTVRSVEYLGDRMIVSIQYEGLVLTASSGAKQLTAQNSIRFGIMSEKLLFFPDRSRAD